The window CCGGGCGGGCGGACCATTTCCGGATGGCCGAGGCGATGACCTTGTCGATCGCCGAGGCCGCCGTGCATCACGCCGGCCGTTTCGCCGGCCTGGGGTCGCGGCACAACGTGATCAAGTGGGGCGACGGCGCCAAGGAGGCCCGGATCAGCGCGTCACAGCTGAAACGGTTCTACTACTACCTCACCGCTGACGAACGCACCGGCGACTACATGAGGTCCACCCTGCGAGTCGATGAGACCATGCACGACGTGCCGCCGTTGCGGGAGATTTTCCCGGACCCGTCGGGCGACCGCTACATCGTGCGGATCGGACCGGACTGGATCGCCATGGCCAGCAACTGGATGACCGAATGGGAACGCACCGGCGACGGGCGCTACCGGGACTTGATCGCGACCGGACTGCAGAGTATCGCGGACATGGAGCTGGGCATGTTCACCGGTAGCGGCGGGTCGGTCGCGTTCGATCCCGCGACCGGGGAGCTGGAGGACGTCGGCATTAGTCAGTCTCCGTCGAACATCTCGCTTCTCTTCGGCGGCGACCAGATCTTCTACGAGATGATCGATATCGTTGACGTGCCCGACTTCACCCAGGAGTTCTTGAACTTCTGCATCGCCCGGACCGGCACCAACGACGAGCGCATCGAGCTCTACGGCCGCAACTTCAACGCGGGCGCGTTCCGCCACTTCTACTCTCGGATGATGGCGTTCGCCGGTGACCGGCTGGACGACGATTCCTATCGACAGCGGGCGTGGGAGACCTTCGACGGTCAACGCCGGCTTGCTGATGTGCGCACTGTCACCGGGCCGGACGTGGTCACACCCGTCAGCTGGGCCCCGGGGGCCAGCTCGAATGACTTTGGCCAGCACCTGATGAGCATCATCCAATTGCTCGAACTCGCTCCAGAACAGGCGCCTTGAGTCGCGCCTCGTTCGAAGTGATCGGTTGATGGTTGCCACCCAGCCCGTTGCCGGGTGTGGCAACCATCAACGTCGCTTTTTGTCCATTTCGCGTCGCAGGCGCGCCGTATGTCCTGACAATGGCGGCGTGAGTGAGGATGCTAACGATTCTTGGCCGCGCAGCCGGTGGGTAGAGGTGGCCGACCAGCTGTTGCTGGCGGTCCGACCGCACGCGAGCAGTGGCCGTGCCTTGATCAATCTGCCCGGCCCCACCAGCGTGTCAGGGCGGTGGAGCGACGGGCTCGAAGGCTTCGCTCGGACCTTTCTGCTGGCGGCCTTCCGAGTCGGTGGTGCGCACGGCCAGGACCTGCACGGGTTGCTGGAGCAATACGCGCACGGCTTGGCCTGTGGAACGAACCCCGACTCGGTAGAGCGGTGGCCGCGGATGACCGAACGCCGGCAGGCGCGGGTCGAGGCGGCGTCGATCGCGATCGCGTTGTCGGAAACCCGGCTGTGGCTGTGGGACAAACTCGACGAGCGCGTCCGCGAACGCACCGTGCAGTGGCTGGCCGACATCGTCGGGACCACCGACTATGGCAACAACTGGATATGGTTTCAGAACGTCGTCGAGTCCTTTCTCGCCTCGGTCGGAGGACCGTGGAGTCAACGCGATCTGGATCGCAACGCCGAGCTTCAAGAACGCCTCTACGTCGGCGATGGCTGGTACTCCGATGGTGCCGGTCCGGGCGGCGAGCTGCAGAACTTCGACTACTACACTGGGTGGGCATGGCACCTGTATCCCGTGCTCGAGGCCCGGATCCGCGGGGCGGCGCCCGACGACGTCCACCGCAACAGGCTGCGCGCCTTCCTCGAGCAAGCCCCGTCGTTGGTGGGCGCCGACGGTGCTCCGGTGCTGCAGGGCAGGTCGTTGACGTACCGGTTCGCCATGCTGGCCCCCTTTTGGGCAGGTGCGCTGGCTGACGCCACGCCTCTTGAGCCGGGCGAGACCCGAGCCATCACCTCCGCGGTCATGCGACACTTCCTCGACCATGGCGCCGTAGACAACAACGGTTTGCTACCGGTGGGGTGGTACCGCGAGTTCCCGCGCATCCGCCAGCTCTACACCGGCGCTGCTTCGCCGTACTGGGCCAGCAAGGCTTTCGCCGGGCTGTTGCTGTCGCCCGACGACCCGATCTGGACCGATGATCCCGTGCCGCCACAGCACTGGGAGCGGGATTCGATCACCTTGCTGAGCGCACCTGGCTGGCTGGTGCAGTCGACGGCCGGCGACGGGGTGGTGCGGGTGGTGAATCACGGCACCGATCGCCAGGCTCACCTGAAGCTGATGCCGAGCGCTGACGACCCGTTCTACCATCGGCAGTCTTACTCGACCCACAGCTCACCGCAACTGCTGCCGGAGACGATCGCCGGGCCGGTGGATTCGCACACCGCTCTGCTGGATGCGGCCGGCTTGCCGTCGCACCGCGGCCGGATCGAGCGAGTGCACCTCAGCGCCACCGTCGCGGTTTCGCGGAGCCGGCCCTACTGGCTCGACCACGGCGGGATCGGTCCCGCTGGCGACAGTGCATCGTGGTCCGGGTTGCGGCACGGTCCGATGCTGACGATCGCGTCCGTCGTGCGTGGCAGCAGGGAGCTGCGCCTGGTCTGGATCGACACCGACGACCAGGGCAGTGGAGGTGCTGCAGGGCTGGCGAGCGAAGAGAGCCCATGGTTATCCGACCCTGGGCCGTGGCGTGTACACATCGGTGGCTGGCCGCTGGCGGCCGAGCATGAGGAGCTCGTGGTCGAGACGACCGCATGGGAAGACGGCGGCCCCCGCATCCGAGTGTGCCGTTCGGACGGATTCACCTCGCTGGTCCAGGGTGTTCAAGGCCTGTCCGACACCGGGGCGCTCCGCCTGGAAGGCGCGGATCCGCTCGGTGCGGCTTCGGTGACGCCATGGATTCGTTCCCGCGGCCCTGTCGCCGCTGGGCAGGTGACGGCCGCACTTGTGTCGCTGTCGGGCATGCCGCCCGAAGGGGAGGGTTGGCCGGCGTTGCCTGAGGTGGAGACGCAACCGGAGGAGGGCCAGCTGATCGTGCGCTGGCCGGACGGTCACGAGGACACCATCCCGGGATGAATCGACAGTCAGCTACGTAGTGATCATGTTGCTGATGGCGGTCACCGTCAGCACGCAGCCGCCCACGAGAACACCGGTTGCTCCCAGCAATGGGAGATAGCGGCCGAACCGCCCGAGTTTCGGATGCCGTAGGGAGCGTTCCCGCAGCCAGTCCCGGCCGGCGAGGACGGCCATCCCGGCGGCCAGGACCGTACCGGCCAAACCCACGCCGAAGGCGATCACCATGCCGAGCGCAAGCGCGCTACGGCCCGTGAGCAGGCCGCTGATCAGGACGAGAAACGCCGACGGCGACGGCACGAGGGCGCCCACAGAGGCGATACCGGCCAATCCGGCACGGGACCATGGAGCGGCGCCTGGCGGCGGTCCGTGGCCGTGTCCGTGTCCGTAGCTATGACCGTGCCCGTGGCTATGACCGTGCCCGTGGCCGACCAGGACGCGGTCGCGTTCGAGCGCTCGCCACCGCTTCCGGAACACCGCGCCGCCCACCAGCAAGACCACGGCGGCGACGAGAAGCTGTCCCCAGCGTGTCATCGCCTCGATCGAGATGGCGGAGCCGCCGGCGGTGTACCACCACAGCAAGCCGAGGACCAGAACCGACGCCGTGTGCATGGCGGCGACTACGGCGGCGAGCACCAATGCGTGACGGCGACGGCCGTGTTCACCGATGAGATACGCCGCGACCATCGTCTTGCCGTGCCCCGGGCGCAAACCGTGGACGGCACCCACGATCAGCGCGATCACCAGGGCCAGCGGTGGCAGGACCGTGTCGAAGGCACGAACCATGTCCGCTTCGATGCCGCTCAAGAGTCGCTCCGCCGGCTCCGGGCGCGCAGGGTCCGGGCAGTGCCGAGTGCGCCGGCCAGCGCAGCCACCCCGACGGCGCCCCAGAGCGCGACCGGGGCACCGGGCGCTCCGTCCTGCTCGGTCCCGAATGTCCAGGTCACCGTGGTGTCGTCGACGGTGTACAGCGCGCGGCCCGGCGTTGTGGACCCATCGCCGAGCGCCGCCGTGCGGTACGCCTCGTGCACATCGGTCAGGGTGGTGACCTCGATCTCCACGTCTTCGACGTGGGAACGGCAGGTGAAGACGAGTTCGGCGCCGTCGTCGATCAGGCCGTCGAGCCGAACGTCCGCCGGGCAGGGCGTGCCTGCTTGCCGGACCACCACGTTCTCGGCGAGGTAGGCCGCGACGTCGGGGGACGCGATCAGCCGATCGGCATCGGTGTCGCCGACCGGCTCCGGTGGTGCGTCCGGGCTCACGTCGAACACGATCTCCCGGCGGTCCGGCAGCGCGCCCACCAGTCCGCCGAGAACGAGCAGGTCGTCAGCGGGTGCCGACCAGCGCACAACGACGGTCGACTCCTCCGCCGTCAGCTGGACCGTCTGCGGATCGCCGAACGGATGGGCAGCGGCCGAAGAAGCGCCGGCCGACATGGCGAGCACGGCCGCTGTCACAGCAGCCCGGCCCACCCATCTCGTCACGACGGCGCCTGCATCGTGAACGCCGCGACCGGGGAGACGGCGGTGCGTCCCCCGGCATCCTCCGAGCGCGCGTACCAGGTGTACGGGACGTCGGACTCCAGCCCGGTCCAGCTCACCGTGGCAGGTTCGCCCGCGACGGCAGTCACGGTCCCCAGCTCCACCGACTCTTCCTGCACGGCGATCAGGTCGGTCTCGACTCGCTTGTCGTAGCTGTCGTTGAGATCGACCTCGATGGTGAACTCGTCGTCCGCGTCGCCGTATCGATCCAGCGGGTCGTACTCCCACGCGTTGTGCTCGTCGTGCAACGGGGCGTAGGTGTTCACCGCCATCCGTTTGGCGTCGAGGTCCACCTGTAGCAGTCGCAGGAAGCCGGCATTGCGCAGGCCGTCGCGCTCGAAGTTCTGGTAGTTCGCCATCATCTCCACGACGACGCGGCCGTCGACGCCGTCCACGTTCCGCTTGATGTTGAGCGCGACGCCGTGAAAATGCCCGGCCAGGACCATGAAGACGTTCTCGTTCGGCAGGATGAGCTCGTCCCAATACCGTTGTCCGAGCGATGTCCACCGGTAGGTGTCCGGGCTGGAGAGTGTGCCGTCGGCGTGGATGTACTCGTGCGTGGCGAAGATGACGTTGTGGTCGGGATACTCGGCGATGACGTCGGCGGCCCAGTCGATCGCGTCGTCGCCGGCGAAGTACCCCAGATAGACCATCAGGAACTTCGCTCCGGCGATCTCCATGACGTCATAGTGGTTCTGCGCGTCGTTGTCTCGCCAGGCACCGCCGAACCATGGCTGGTCCTCGAACCGGCTGGCCGGGAAGTACTCGTTGAACATTTCCTTTTCGCGGCCCCATTTGTCGTCGTGGTTGCCCGGCGTGACGCCGTAGGGGTGTCCGGTGCGTTCGAAGATGTTCATGACCCGCGAGGCGAACTCGTATTCGTTGCGGGCTCGAGCCTCGCTGTGGGTGCCGTTCATCCAACGCTGGATGATGTCACCGGTGTGGAAGGTGTAGGCGATGTTGCGAGCGTCCTGGTTGGTCACGATCCAACGGTTCATCTCCGCGAACGGTGAACGGTAACCCTCGCTGAGGAACTGCGTGTCGGTCATGTACCCGAAGGCGAAGTCGTACTCGTCCGGGTCTTTGAACGCGAGGTTGGGTTCGGCGTCGTCGTCGGAGAATGCCTCCCGCACCGCCGGGCCATCCATCACCAAGACGTCGACCCGGCGGCCGCGCACGTGGTCGGCGCGGTCCGCCGCACCGACCAGCGTGATCTCACCACCGACGACGCCGCCGTCCGCGGCGAGCAGATCCCACACGTGCGAGCGGTGGTTCCACGCATACATCTGCAACTCGTTTGTGCCCGTCGACCGCCCACTCCAGGCGATCTCCACGTCCTCGCCCATATCCGCTGACGTGGTCAGCTCGTAGCGCTGGAACGGGAACCCGTCGACCGCCTCGGACACCACGGTGTCGCGGCCGACGTCTGGCACCTGTGCGCTGCGTAGCAACTCCTCGCCGTCGATCCGTCGTGACGCCGGCGGCGCGTGATCGGTGACACCGCTGTAGATGCGTGCGGCGCGCTCGTTCACCG is drawn from Phytoactinopolyspora mesophila and contains these coding sequences:
- a CDS encoding DUF2264 domain-containing protein; translation: MSEDANDSWPRSRWVEVADQLLLAVRPHASSGRALINLPGPTSVSGRWSDGLEGFARTFLLAAFRVGGAHGQDLHGLLEQYAHGLACGTNPDSVERWPRMTERRQARVEAASIAIALSETRLWLWDKLDERVRERTVQWLADIVGTTDYGNNWIWFQNVVESFLASVGGPWSQRDLDRNAELQERLYVGDGWYSDGAGPGGELQNFDYYTGWAWHLYPVLEARIRGAAPDDVHRNRLRAFLEQAPSLVGADGAPVLQGRSLTYRFAMLAPFWAGALADATPLEPGETRAITSAVMRHFLDHGAVDNNGLLPVGWYREFPRIRQLYTGAASPYWASKAFAGLLLSPDDPIWTDDPVPPQHWERDSITLLSAPGWLVQSTAGDGVVRVVNHGTDRQAHLKLMPSADDPFYHRQSYSTHSSPQLLPETIAGPVDSHTALLDAAGLPSHRGRIERVHLSATVAVSRSRPYWLDHGGIGPAGDSASWSGLRHGPMLTIASVVRGSRELRLVWIDTDDQGSGGAAGLASEESPWLSDPGPWRVHIGGWPLAAEHEELVVETTAWEDGGPRIRVCRSDGFTSLVQGVQGLSDTGALRLEGADPLGAASVTPWIRSRGPVAAGQVTAALVSLSGMPPEGEGWPALPEVETQPEEGQLIVRWPDGHEDTIPG